The genome window AACTCATGATAATATTCCGAAATTGTATTTGGCCTTATTCCGGTTAGCTGCGCAAGTTCTTTTTGGCTCATCTTCCTTTCTCCAAGCAGCTTTGATAGATGTATCTTTATCATCACTTAGTACCTCCTACCAAATGATGATATCATTTTGTGATATTTAAAATGTGTTTTTGTTATAATATAACTTTATTGGTTATTTATATCATAAAAAAAATACACTTTAATAATTCTTGATAAGCAACTCCTTATATTCCCTATTTTTGTTAGACAGGTTATTGAACCTGTTTATTTCTACGATTTGAAACTCCCGGTATATTTCTTTAATCCTATCATGATTATTATAGGAAAGAATCCATTTCCCTTTTATCTTTTTAAGCGTTTCAAACAATCTTATATGGTCGTGTTCCCCGAATTCCTCATCATAATATTTTTCACTTTTGTAATAGGGTGGATCAAGATAAAACAACGCATTTTTTCTGTCATAAACTTCAATTAAATTTTGAAAATCCTTATTTTCAATCACTACAGATTCCAATCTTTGGCTAATTTCTGATAGATACTCAATTTTATCGGATAGTCTTCTGGAACTCGTATTAAAACTTCTTCTATCTGAGCCAAAGCTTGTCCTTATTAGTCTAAAATAGGCCGCAGCCCTTTGAATATCTGTTGTTCCTTTTACCCTTATTCGTTCCTTATCCGTATAAAAGATTTCTCTTGATGATAAAGAATATGCCAATTCTTCCTGCAACGCCTTACAATGATACTTTACACAGCGATATAGATTGATCAACTCTCCATCAATATCATTAAACACTTCTAATTCACGGCCTTTTGCCTTTCCAAATAAAACCCAGCCCGCTCCTCCAAATACCTCTATGTACCTATCCATTTCCTTGGGAAACTGACTTATTATCTGCTTTCTTAATAACTTCTTCCCGCCAATCCAACTAATAAAACTATTCATATTCCAGTCCTCCTATGCTGTCTAACTATTATTTTAATACCATTTAAACGCTTTTAAAAGGGATATTTCGCAATACCCCTTTTCGTTTTTCTACCCTTGAATTATTCTTCTGGTTCAATCGGTCTGCTGTCTGCCAGCCCCTCACCAAGGGTATATCCTACCACTGTTGCCCCTGCCATAATAATTGCAGCAATTTGTTCCGCTTGGCTTTTGTCTTGACCTAATGCGATCATAACTAAAGTTACAAATCCCGCAACCGATAGCCAAAACTTTCTGCTTGTTAATTTTCTTTTCCAATCAATTTTCATAATTTTTACCTCCTCATTTGCTGATTAATACTTTTTTATTTACATTGTCCCATTCCACGGCGGCCCCTAAGCTTTCGGCAATTTCCCGAATGGATACAAAGTTCCTGTTATCCTTTACAATAAAATCCATTTCTTTTTCAATGCCGTTAATATTAACTGTTAGGGTGTTCTTTTTTTTCTCATTCCTACTCAGTTTGAAATATTCAATGATTGCATTTACAAGATTGTCTGCCAAAACCTCAATCCATTCCGGTTTTGTAAATTTTATCAATTCGGCATAGTTAGTGTAAAAGAAATGTTCTAACAAAACTGCTGTACAAGGGCTTTTTCTGATGATATACCAAGCATTTTTTAAATTGCTTGATACTTTAATCCCTCGGTCAACCATTCCAGTGTTTTTCATGCATCTGTGCCACAACCCGCAAAATTTTTCCCCCGCTTCGTCACCTTGCCAGTAATACGACTCATACCCTTTCGCGGAACTTCCTGGATAATGAGCGTTGGCATGAATTGAAACCAGCAGATTAATTGCTTGTTCTTTATGCCATTTGTTCGCCATATTAATTCTTGCATTAAGTGGTACATCATCTGCACTCGGCTGTTGCGTAAACAAAACTTCAATGTCATATTCTTTTAATTTTTCTCTTGCTAGTATAGCAACTTTTGAATTAAAGTCGTATTCTTCAAACCATTTGCTTGTCGGTCTTCCTGTCAAAGACTCCCCGTCAAAATAAACGCCTTTTGAAGGCGGAAAAGTATTTTGCCCATGGCCGATATCAAGTACAATTCTTTTCAATATTGCCTCCTATAAGTCAATCTTGATATTTTCCTGTTTCTTGTACGCGTCAAAGTACAATTCCTTTTTGTCCTCATTATGAGTGACCTCATAATACATACCGTCCGAAAGTGTTGTACTTAGCAGCGCTTTATTGTTTTGCAATACCTTGCATAACCACACCACATACACATTTCCTTTTGAAATTTTCGTTTCAAAACGCTCGTTATGGTATGCTGCAACTTGTTCTTTGCAAAGTTCTTGAAACTCATTATTTCCCATTGCTAATCCTCTCTATTTTTTGTAGCCTAACGCCCGGCTTACCAGCGCCATTGTTTCACCTCTGGTAATACAGTCGTCAAAGCGCTTTTCATGGATTGTTATTCCTCTTTTTTGCAGTGCTTCAAAATACGCTTCCGCCCAATGTCCGCCCTTTTTCGGCAGCACGTCAGTCGCGTCATTTTTGTTAAGCATTCGGTAAAGCAAAGTCATAAACTCGCCGCGTGTAACTTTATTGTCGTAATTCTTTTCAAATACCTTGCAGCCGTGGCTGTTAAGATATTTGAAATACTTGTCAGCCCAATGTTCAGCGTTTATCACAGGGAACACATTCTTATCTCCGCCCGCCAGCACTCTGGCCAAAATAGCCATTGTTTCACCCCGGCTAATGTTCCGGTCAAAGTTCCGTTCATGCAGCGTCACACCCTTCTTCCAAAGGAAGTAAAAATATTTGTCCGCCCAATGAAGTAAGCTGTCATCGGCAATCGCGACATATTCCTTGATCGGGTAATCTTTCCGAATGGTGAAAAAGCCGTTCTTTCCCCAACCTCGGCCGTAAGAATTATGGCCGTACCAAACGGCCTTACTATCGTCCCAGCCATAAATTAGCATGGTATGAAAGCCCTTTAAGCTTTCACCGTCTTGCGGGTTGGGAATAATCCCATTGCTCTGGACAAAGCTAAACGATGGATACAAGGGAATGCAGATACAGACACACCCAAGCTTTTTAATCGCCTGCTTAATTTCTAACTCCGTTTCTGGAAAAAGGTATTTATCTGCCTTGTACCCAGCAGCCGAATTTAACAGCGCTGGCCGTACTTCCCTATAGAACTTATCTTTATTGTCCTTGTAGGAAATGCGCTCACTTGTCTGCTTAGGGTTTAAGTCATATTGCGCCAGAAAACAAACACCATCCTCGACCAGCTTTTCGGCCTGATCTTTTAGTGATGTTCCTTCCGTGTCCAGCAAGTAGCTAATATTCTTTGGCCGGTTCATCCATAAAAACCAGCCGCTGAACAAAAATATATTGTCCGGGTTCTGAATATACTCCAGCAAAGATTTTGCCTTGGCCAGCGCCTGCCCGACACAGCTACCGGAAAGCAGCTGATTATACATAACCATATTCAATATGGTTTCAATGTTCTCCGGCTTATAAGCCACTTCTAAGGTGATTCCGCTTTCCGCCAAAACCGGAAAATCTTTTGGACTTCTATTAGACGGAAGCGCACCAAAAATTTGCTCGCTCACTCTGATTGTTTCTTCCATGTATCAATCCTCCCTCTTTTTTGACTATGGGGCAGCTGCCGCCGCCCCATGCCATTATGCCTTATTCTTCCGCCAGTTCCGGCAGCGGATTGCCGTAACCATCAAAACCAAGTTCTTTCAAATCCTCTAAAACTAACTGCTTCAGAGCCGGATCCTTGATTTTGTCGATGGTTCTCCGCTTCGCGATAATTAATTTCACATAAATATCACGCCACACCATTTCTTCACCCCCTTCCCTCAATAGTATTTTTATGAGAAATAGAAGTAATCTATCTTTCATCTTACGCACCGCCTTCCTTCATTTCTGCCAATGCTTCCATCATGTCAAGCTGCTCTTTTTTGATTTCTTGGATTTCTTCTTTCAGTTTTTCCGCTTCCGTTTTTTCCCGCTGTTCATAACGAACCATGATTTCTCCTTGTTCGTTAATGTCATATTTCCCAACTTCACCGGGCCGGTCTTCTATCACTGGTGGGTTATCTATCACTTTCCATTTCACCGCCCCGCTCTCTATCAGTAAGCGGGATTCTATCATTTTCGGTTTCTCATTTTGTAATTCTTCAATGCATATTAACAGTTTTTTCATTCTCTTTTCCTTCCTCAGCATGACAAGAAGACACGTCTTCAACGTGTCTTCTCACATATTAAAAATGCTTTATGCTATCCTGTTATACTCGTTTTTTATCTTTTCCATATCTTCTTTAGCATATATCTGCGTTGTTGTTATACTTGCATGGCCAAGCAAGATTTGAATAGTTTCCAAACTCATTCCATGCTTCCGGCTATTTGTTGCGAAAGTATGCCGCAACAAGTGCGGATATAGCTTAATATTGGTTCTTTCGCCAATTTCTTTGATAATAGATTGGATTGCCGATGGCTTTAGCCGCCCATGCGGCTTTTTATTACTTCGTAACAGCGCTCCATCCGTAATTGCTTCTTTTTTCATATACTCTTCTATTAATAACTTGCATTTTTCACTGCAAAATACAGTTCTTTTCTTATTCCCTTTCCCAATTACCTCAATGCTGCGCTCTTTTTGATTTATATCCTTAACGTCTATCTCTGCAATTTCCGATAACCGACAACCAGTAGAAACATATAATTCAATAATCAGCTTTTCCCGCAAATCCTCGCAAGCATATTTGACCGCTTCCAGCTTCTCACCATCTAATCCTACCCTGTTTCTTTTTGGTTTAAAATTATTGATTTTTATTCTGGCAATGGGATTTTGGCTAAGATAGCCTTCTACGATGCACCACTTAAAAAAGCTTTGCAAAATATGCAGGTAATTATTAATTGTACCATCTGCGTTCTTTCTGGTATTGACCAAATAGCTGATGTATTCCCGGATGTCGTCTGTACTTATCCGGCGAATATCCTTATTTACTCTTTCGCTGAACTTCGTAATCTGCAATCGATAACCATCAATCGTTTTTTCTGACTTCTTTTCCGTCCGTAAAGAGAACAGAAATTTTTCCAGCAAAACCAACAACTGATATTCCTTTTGTTCTTTTTTGGGGATTATCTCATATTTTTCCATCACCTCTCTCGTTAGCTGCTTAAACTCCCCCCTGCTTAGATTGGTAAACTTCTTAATTGCCCTGTAAATCTCATCTGATAGCTTAATCATTGCCTCTTTATCTCCTTTTTGCAATGATTATAGCATGCCATCTTTCGCCTGCTTTAGAATAATAAAGCGGATAAAAATGCTAATACATTCATTTATCACGGATGGACAAAAAACTTTGATGAATGCCTGAAAACAGGCTGGTACACATTCGGATTAGAAACCGGTTTTGGCTATGGAGTTTTAACAGTACAAAACTCATCCAATCAGGAACATAATAATATTGACAACTGGATTTGGCAGGAACGCCGGAATACAAATGGCCAATATCAACGGCGGCACAAAATCAATAATGGTCCTTGGACGGAATGGGTAAATTTTTAAAAAATCAAGTAAAATCGTTGATCCGTCTTGCTATACATCAACGCATGCATACCAACAGACACTTGAACTGTTTGCCCATTTTGCCCATAAATTGGAATACCATCAATGTTTTGCATAACTTTTTCGGTTCTGCCAAAAATCACTTGTGTTTCAATCATTCCTGCATTTGTAATCCATGCTTGAGTTACACTGGGTAAATGAATGGCTGTAATCATATTTTTATCCGCTTTATTATTCAATTGCTGGGTAAGATTCTGGATGTCCGCCCGCAGCTGCTCAATCTGTGTTTCCAGACTGTCCGCTTTTTGCGATGTTGCAAAATAAGTGCAGTCTTGTCCATCCAGCTTATCGCTGTCGGCGGCCTTTTCTGTTATCCCCAGCTTATTTTCATTCAGCCGCTTCCCTTGCGCGGCTGACAGCGGTCTATCCTTGTCAGACGAATCCAGATCATTCACAGTTTCGTTCTTCTTTAAATACTTTGATAGCTCCTGATTCAAGTTTTGTTTGGTTACAATAACCACATTGGGGTCTACTGTCATAGCAATCGTTTCCGGGTTATCCACCTCAAGCTGAACCTTGATATAAAGATCCTTTAATCCGCCGAATGAATCAACCGGTTTTTCCGTTTGCGGATATTTCCCAACTAAAACCAAACTTCCTTGCTTATCAAAAATGCCAATTTCCCGAATCGTAAATCCGCCGATATGCGCCGGTATCAGGCATTCAATGGTAATTCTGTTTTCTTCGATCGTGGTTGCATTTGTGTTCGCGCGATACTTTTCATTAACCAACGCATACTGAGAAACCATTGGCTCATAATATCTCCCATTTCCATCGCCAACCGCAAACTGGTAAAATTCTAATTTTTGCCCGGTTGTTGCACTGACCAATTTCTCCTGCCCAATCTTAGTAATTATGGTATAAAATTCCTGCGCCACTTTTTACCCCTTTCTGGTTTCTAATTTTGTCTCTTCCCCGCTTAAACAGATACTTTTTGTCTTCCCCTTCGCTGGATATAGAGTATGCTGCGTTTTAAAGTCAACTCCTACTCCGGCAGCCGCCAAAGTTTTGATTTTTCTCTTTTCTTCTGCCGTTAAAAAACGGCCGGCCACAACGATTATCTTGGCGTCGCCTTCTATGATTTCAACAAAATCCGCTTGCAAATAAAAATCAAGCGCTGAATTAAGAGAATGGATATCCTCTCCTCTGTCCTTGGAAGCAATTTGAAACCGAATGACTTGCTTAAACTCCTCGTCGCTTTTTCCATTTCGATCCGTTCCTTCTTCTTCCCCCAAAAGATCTAAAGTCTGACCGCTTACTTTTTCAAGGGAAGGCAAACTTGATAAACTGCGCAGCATTGAGGCGGCAAAATAAAACTGCTCGCTAATCACCCTTAATAGTTTTTCCATATTACCGCTTACTTTTCTGTAATTTTGAGGAAGTCGCTGCCATATTTCTTTAAAGGTCATCGCTCACCTTCACTTTCCCCTTGTCCGTGATAACGGTCTCGCCCTCGGCTAATACAATATTTTTTGCTTCCAAACTTTGCTCTGTTTTGCCGATTTTGACCGCCGCGTCCTTAATTTCCTTATTTCCCATAACAAGGGATACTAACCGGCTAACTACAATATCTTCCCCTGCATAAAGCCCCAACAAATAATTTAAAACATCCGTTTGTACTTTTTCTTTTAGCTGCTCTTTATTTTCTACGCCCAAATAAAAAGACAGTCTAATCACCGCATAAACCATGATTGCTGTCGTTCTTTGAAACCGCACTACCCGGCTTTTTCCTTTGTTATCCTGTATCGTTACCGCCACAGCGCCCGCCGTGCTAATACCGGCCGCTTTCGACTCCAAAATCGCTCTGGCAATTTCCTCATCGCTTCCGCCCTGCACGATCACCCGGATTCCATGCGCTGGTATACCGTAATTCGCCGTTTCCGTGTCGTTTTCTTCAATGATTACACTCTTTACGGAAGGATTTTCTAAAATCCGCTTTTCAATGCCAGCAATCGTTGATTTTCCTTTGTTTTTTAAACCCGCCTTATATCGGCGTCTTAATTCTTCATCCGTTTCTTCTTCTCTTGCACCCACGAATGCTTCTTCATTTGTTACTGAAGTAATCCCCGTCTCTGGATAACTGACTATCGTTATTTCTCCAACCTCTGCATTTTGCTCTGAGCCACATAGCAGGCTTTCTGCCGGAAGAACAACCGTTCCGTTTTCCCGAAATAACACCCGGCCTTGTTACCTGATATTCCTTTCCGCTTTCTGTTCGTACTTGAAATCCACGATAAACTTCTTTCCCTGTATTCCCACGAATGATCAGCTTACCTTTAGACTTTGCTTTTGGGAATCTTTTTATCCCACCTCTTTCCGCAATATAGTCCAGTTGAATTCCTTCAGCATATCGAAGAAAGGATTGAAAATAAATAGATTCCCCTAATTGCCAGATTTTGGCAATGCTCCACGCAAAAATCCGCAGCAATATCCCCAGTGCGCTTTTTTCCGATAAATTGATTTCTTCTCCCCATTTTTCTTTTGCGGAAAGGAACATTTCTTTTTCAATATCCGCATATCGTTTTCTCTCAAAGCCAAACTTCGTAATGCCCGCCATACAAATCACCTTTCCCTTTTAAAACCAGATTAAAACTTAGTTTTAACGCTCTTTTAGCCCTGTCCCATTCGATTATTAAATCCAAAACCTCCTGCACTCTTTCTTCCTGCAATACCGCTTCTATAACAGAAAGCCGCAGCAGTTCCTGGTCGACTTCTTTCTTTTCTAATTCCGAATAATCAAGGCCTATCTCTTCATTTAAAAACCATTCGCCCTTTCTCGTTGTCAATATCCTTTCTAAGGACTGCAAAATCTCATCCTCTCCTGATATTATTTTAAAATCCCCATTTTCCAGCACAAGGTCATTCCCTTTACCTGTAAATCTTTCATAAATTAAATACCTTCCCTAAGACTACTGCATCTGATAAATCAAATCTTCGCGTTATGCCACCCTCCGCATACTCTTGCAAAACACCTAAAAGCACAATGTCTCCAACTTCATAAACCGCACTTCCCAATAGCATCGGCTTTTCCACTTGTGTTTTGTTCCCGAAAAGCGGTAAGATAATCAGCGGATTTACTGCCACCACTTTGCCTAAGAAAAGGGTATGAATTGCTCCTAATTTTTCTTCTATTTTTTTATTGACAAATTTTGCTAAGCCTGCCATGGCAGCACCTCCATTTCTGTTATATATTCCCTGCTGTTATGGCTTCCCTTTACTACTCTAAAACTACCTTCTGCCATTTGGGACTGAATTACAACAATTCTGTCCGTTGTGATCTGGTGATTCAAAAGGCATTGAATTTTATACCCTTCTTTCCTTGTCTCCCCTTCGGAAACTTCGCACCTTTCCGGGCTTCCCAAAAGACCAGTTGCTCCCGATAAATAAAAGTCCTTGTTGTCCCCTTTTTCCGTTGGCCGAACAAAAACTCTTTCTTGATTGATATAAATTTTTGTTTCCGTTTCCTTAGCAATTTTTTGAATAATATTTTTTTAACTTGCCGCTAAGCGTTCTGGCCTTTCTGTGCTTGACGTTATGCTTTAATGTAATATCAGCAACAGTAAGGTTATAATTCTTTAGTAAATCCTGTAAAATCTGCTGTGAAGTTATCCCGGCCGCATAAGTCTTATTAATCTCCATCTCCGCCCACGCTGCCGCGCCGCTTCCAACCTTTAACGTTGTTTTTCTATCAACATTCTCATTTTTTGTGCTGTAATTTAAGACCTCTCCCAAACACAAAAGGCCCATATCTTCCCCATACCCGGCAAAAAGTTCCACGGGCATTCCTTTTTTTTATTTCCGCAATGGTTTGCGGAGATAGATTATACAGGGATATTTCTGATATATCCGGCTCCATTTCTGTAGAAAAAGGAACAAAAAAATCAAAGTCCAGCGTTTCGCTTTCATATTCCAAGCGTCCCAGCCGTATTTGCGCTCTGCGGTTAAAAATCATTCTATCACCACCAGTTCTACTCCATTTCCCATGCTTTCCCAATTGGCCGCCTTTCTCTCTTCAAAAAACGCCGCCGGCACAATTACCGGCAAACTCCGGTCTAATTCGGTTTCTATCTCAAACAGCCTTTGATTTAACACGATCTTTTCCCCTAACTTAACCGGCTTTTTTTCCATATTTTCCAGTCGATATAAGTCGGCAGTAAAAAATCATACGCTTCGTTATAAAAAAAGACCAAAAGAAAACTCTGTCCCTGATAATCGAACTCCGCCTCGCATGGGATTTTTCCCTTGGGAAAAGGAAGATATGATATTTCTTCCCTTTGTTTTTCTTCCAGTTCTATTTCCTTCATTCTTCTTGCCTTGCTCCTTTTTGCATGATGCTTTCTTTCTTCTTTTTTGTTACCGGCTTTTGCATGACCGTAATCTTCCCTTGCTTAGTAACTTCCTTTACTTGCGCGTTAATGGCTTGGTTTCTTATGATTTCCTTTTTTACGGCCTGTTGCACGATTTTACAGGACATATGAAAGGAAAAACCATTCCGGGTTTCCTTATTATGTCCGGTTTCAAGTGTTTCGATGAGCACATTATAAAAGACATTTCG of Lachnospiraceae bacterium oral taxon 500 contains these proteins:
- a CDS encoding DNA methylase; its protein translation is MNSFISWIGGKKLLRKQIISQFPKEMDRYIEVFGGAGWVLFGKAKGRELEVFNDIDGELINLYRCVKYHCKALQEELAYSLSSREIFYTDKERIRVKGTTDIQRAAAYFRLIRTSFGSDRRSFNTSSRRLSDKIEYLSEISQRLESVVIENKDFQNLIEVYDRKNALFYLDPPYYKSEKYYDEEFGEHDHIRLFETLKKIKGKWILSYNNHDRIKEIYREFQIVEINRFNNLSNKNREYKELLIKNY
- a CDS encoding DUF2634 domain-containing protein, producing the protein MLENGDFKIISGEDEILQSLERILTTRKGEWFLNEEIGLDYSELEKKEVDQELLRLSVIEAVLQEERVQEVLDLIIEWDRAKRALKLSFNLVLKGKGDLYGGHYEVWL